A genomic region of Corallococcus macrosporus contains the following coding sequences:
- a CDS encoding radical SAM protein, translating into MNLKQLSLPELEAALAPAQPSATAVRKVFAGVFAHARPTVDAIALAPQVPRRVADLLRAQAELPSLKIVERRQAEDGFVKYLFESPLGGRIEAVRIPIFDEKYVVCVSSQVGCALACDFCMTGKLGFQRNLQTWEILDQVMQVRAEADRRVGGVVFMGMGEPLLNYKETVRAAQILSHPAGFSISGTAITFSTAGHVPAIRRYTKEGHPFRLAFSVTSAIPEKRAKVLPIEKTHPLPELIQAIREYSEARRERAMIAYVAIQGFNLGREDAEALKAAFEGIPIKVDLIDVTDPTGKYLPPTAEELSAFRDHLQILKAPIARRYSGGKEIGAACGTLAASQYGGTVLPTPAASPRQA; encoded by the coding sequence GTGAACCTGAAACAACTGTCGCTGCCGGAGCTGGAAGCGGCGCTCGCGCCGGCCCAGCCGTCCGCGACCGCGGTGCGCAAGGTGTTCGCGGGCGTCTTCGCCCACGCCCGTCCCACGGTGGACGCCATCGCGCTGGCGCCCCAGGTGCCGCGCCGTGTCGCGGACCTGCTCCGCGCCCAGGCGGAGCTGCCGTCCCTCAAGATCGTCGAGCGGCGCCAGGCCGAGGACGGCTTCGTGAAGTACCTCTTCGAGTCGCCGCTGGGCGGCCGCATCGAGGCGGTGCGCATCCCCATCTTCGACGAGAAGTACGTCGTCTGTGTGTCCAGCCAGGTGGGCTGTGCGCTGGCGTGCGACTTCTGCATGACGGGCAAGCTGGGCTTCCAGCGCAACCTCCAGACCTGGGAGATTTTGGATCAGGTGATGCAGGTGCGCGCGGAGGCGGACCGGCGCGTGGGCGGCGTGGTCTTCATGGGGATGGGCGAGCCGCTGCTCAACTACAAGGAGACGGTCCGCGCGGCGCAGATCCTCTCGCACCCGGCCGGGTTCTCCATCTCCGGCACGGCCATCACGTTCTCCACGGCGGGGCACGTGCCCGCCATTCGCCGCTACACGAAGGAAGGGCACCCGTTCCGGCTGGCGTTCAGCGTGACGAGCGCCATCCCGGAGAAGCGCGCGAAGGTGCTCCCCATCGAGAAGACGCACCCGCTGCCGGAGCTGATCCAGGCCATCCGCGAGTACAGCGAGGCGCGGCGCGAGCGGGCGATGATCGCCTACGTGGCCATCCAGGGCTTCAACCTGGGGCGCGAGGACGCGGAGGCGCTGAAGGCGGCGTTCGAGGGCATCCCCATCAAGGTGGACCTCATCGACGTGACGGATCCGACGGGCAAGTACCTGCCGCCCACGGCGGAGGAGTTGAGCGCTTTCCGCGACCACCTCCAGATTCTCAAGGCGCCCATCGCGCGGCGCTATTCGGGCGGCAAGGAGATTGGCGCCGCGTGCGGCACGCTGGCGGCGAGCCAGTACGGCGGCACGGTGCTGCCGACGCCCGCGGCCTCGCCCCGGCAGGCCTGA
- a CDS encoding SDR family oxidoreductase, translating to MTHRLEGKVALVTGAGSGIGRATALALSREGARVVVAGRRMEPLEETVRLAEGKGGRVVAHAADVTKEGDVEALVRFTLETFGRLDVGVNAAGGSFGGGPTHALDTACFREWIDGYLVSAFLSTKHEVGAMLKSGGGSVINVGTFVGYTKAMPGTSGYAAAKTGLIGLTRTVAAEYAPQGIRANVLVSGGADTPMFRSWNASGEQRSAAARLHALQRVADPEEIAHAAVFLASGEASFVTGSVFTVDGGLSLV from the coding sequence ATGACGCATCGATTGGAAGGGAAGGTCGCCCTGGTGACGGGGGCGGGTTCAGGGATTGGGCGGGCGACCGCGCTGGCGTTGTCCCGGGAGGGCGCGCGGGTGGTGGTGGCTGGCAGGCGCATGGAGCCGCTCGAGGAGACGGTGCGTCTGGCCGAAGGGAAGGGCGGGCGGGTGGTGGCCCACGCCGCGGACGTGACGAAGGAGGGCGACGTCGAGGCGCTGGTCCGCTTCACGCTGGAGACGTTCGGGCGGCTGGACGTGGGCGTGAACGCGGCGGGAGGCTCGTTCGGCGGTGGGCCCACGCACGCGTTGGACACGGCGTGCTTCCGGGAGTGGATCGACGGGTATCTGGTGAGCGCGTTCCTGTCGACGAAGCATGAGGTGGGCGCGATGTTGAAGTCGGGTGGGGGGAGCGTCATCAACGTCGGGACCTTCGTCGGGTACACGAAGGCGATGCCCGGCACGTCCGGGTACGCGGCGGCGAAGACGGGGCTCATCGGGCTCACGCGCACCGTCGCGGCCGAGTACGCCCCGCAGGGCATCCGCGCGAACGTGCTCGTCTCCGGCGGCGCGGATACGCCCATGTTCCGGAGCTGGAACGCGTCCGGGGAGCAGCGCTCCGCCGCCGCGCGGCTGCATGCGCTCCAGCGAGTCGCGGACCCGGAGGAGATCGCCCACGCGGCCGTGTTCCTCGCGAGCGGGGAGGCGTCCTTCGTCACCGGGAGCGTCTTCACGGTCGATGGAGGCTTGTCGCTCGTCTGA
- a CDS encoding DedA family protein, whose amino-acid sequence MWIEHVDKLIGTLGPFGFLVLGVAAMLEYVVPPFPGDTIVLMGGIYAVRGEKPWWLVLAVVTAGSVLGAFINYAVGQWLAKRFEANPNRSFFGLTHARLVQVQTRMRHAGPWLLLVNRFLPGIRGVIFIAAGAARVPRFNALVLGAVSALAHSGLILALGMAVGGNLERLTVLVSRYQYAVIGLLVVAALAFGVRALTRRRESAVEP is encoded by the coding sequence ATGTGGATCGAGCACGTCGACAAGCTGATCGGGACGCTGGGGCCGTTCGGGTTCCTGGTGCTCGGCGTGGCGGCGATGCTGGAGTACGTCGTGCCTCCGTTCCCCGGGGACACCATCGTGTTGATGGGCGGCATCTACGCCGTGCGCGGGGAGAAGCCCTGGTGGCTCGTGCTCGCGGTGGTGACGGCGGGCAGCGTGCTGGGCGCGTTCATCAACTACGCGGTGGGGCAGTGGCTGGCGAAGCGCTTCGAGGCGAATCCGAACCGCTCCTTCTTCGGCCTCACGCACGCGCGGCTGGTGCAGGTGCAGACGCGGATGCGGCACGCGGGGCCGTGGCTGCTGCTGGTGAACCGGTTCCTGCCGGGCATCCGGGGCGTCATCTTCATCGCGGCGGGAGCGGCGCGCGTGCCTCGCTTCAACGCGCTGGTGCTGGGGGCGGTGTCCGCGCTGGCGCACAGCGGCCTCATCCTGGCGCTGGGCATGGCGGTGGGCGGCAACCTGGAGCGGCTGACGGTGCTGGTGTCGCGCTACCAGTACGCGGTCATCGGGCTGCTCGTGGTGGCGGCGCTGGCCTTTGGCGTGCGGGCGCTGACGCGGCGGCGTGAGTCGGCCGTGGAACCGTAG
- a CDS encoding ABC transporter substrate-binding protein yields MGAKRYLFSFGVAAALVSAILLGLLLRWVTGQPDDAAGWAVLLVGVPLLWLIGSYLAWFRFAAMRRRERRDLMSRLAEGDLTTPIHTGFEGQEDLRRLILSLRRALSQVQRVTSNLHRTGNGVSGQARMLLEAARRQGGAVERTLSAVGGNGTSLQVAIKRVQHIETFAHETTGALLEMTERLHQVVDGLETVNDFSQRTSGLTQAMTERLTHIAASGDELGRFASEAEDFVALVEGGIYAVRRRAMETNSMAVAVTTTAQRGEALVGDSVQGMYRVEETVRKAAELMEMLGTRSLEIGRIVDVIQEIADQTNLLALNAAIIAAQAGEHGRPFGVVANEIRSLAERTTRSTREIGTMVTGIRDAVETAVALVQEGREQATAGVALGDRASESLAEIRAITQRTFAAVEATVMETQQLEAQGATVVEASKRVAQRVEDITRMAIEQSGNARDLVRQIQEMSRVGQSAGQKAEAQARTGRDLSEAVMRLSAAIEELRAAHQVLSRGDASIREEVAQVREDARRVIRIGDELDRTVDQLSHETVSLEAEVFRFQLPRARTGGTLRVGLHQAGSLRARQSVDPLFSVENQMAELTACLFSCLVRLEDGVLVPDLAERWDADPSARRYRFYLRRGVTFHDGSLLSAQDVKRHLERLMDPALRSPDRSLLEDVEGAREYSSGLAREVTGIEVLDEGTLEIRLREPKAFFLQLMALTATAVGKLDAAGKLVGTGPFRVVGLQPDRMVLERNATYWRGGVPLLDRLEFVMTDTRAQAVRQLLDGQVDLVSFLHVEHTEAKGLEAHQVVTSTTPSTAFLGLNLNEAPYNDVRVRRALRAGMDISAVVAQFHPGARVARTFTPPELLDGDQELGPAPVPDLTLAERLLREAGVRRLQLTLHHPVGRDTSTEDAVLFRPLIQAGLLELRHEQMSPEEYLPRLREGKVPAFRTLWLADFPDPDAFLHFLLNSSAQTVYPMGYRNPELDRITAEARVSIDPELRSQLYKRAELLAREDCPLIPLYHDRTHAAAAPSVQNLRLHQTPPQVRFEDLWVDPAVSG; encoded by the coding sequence ATGGGCGCCAAACGGTACCTTTTCTCGTTCGGGGTGGCGGCGGCCCTGGTCTCGGCCATCCTGCTGGGCCTGCTGCTGCGGTGGGTGACAGGCCAGCCGGATGACGCGGCCGGGTGGGCGGTGCTGCTGGTCGGCGTGCCGCTGCTCTGGCTCATCGGCAGCTATCTGGCGTGGTTCCGTTTCGCGGCGATGCGCCGGCGTGAGCGGCGCGACCTGATGTCCCGGCTGGCGGAGGGCGACCTCACCACGCCCATCCACACGGGCTTCGAGGGCCAGGAGGACCTGCGCCGCCTCATCCTGTCCCTGCGCCGCGCGCTGTCCCAGGTGCAGCGCGTGACGAGCAACCTGCACCGCACCGGCAACGGCGTGAGCGGGCAGGCCCGCATGCTGCTGGAGGCCGCGCGCCGTCAGGGCGGCGCCGTGGAGCGCACGCTCTCCGCGGTGGGCGGCAACGGCACCAGCCTCCAGGTGGCCATCAAGCGCGTGCAGCACATTGAAACCTTCGCGCACGAGACGACGGGCGCGCTGCTGGAGATGACCGAGCGGCTGCACCAGGTGGTGGACGGCCTGGAGACCGTCAACGACTTCAGCCAGCGCACCAGCGGCCTCACCCAGGCGATGACGGAGCGGCTCACGCACATCGCCGCGTCGGGTGACGAGCTGGGCCGCTTCGCGTCGGAGGCGGAGGACTTCGTCGCGCTGGTGGAGGGCGGCATCTACGCCGTGCGCCGCCGCGCCATGGAGACCAACAGCATGGCCGTCGCCGTCACCACCACCGCCCAGCGCGGCGAGGCCCTGGTGGGCGACAGCGTGCAGGGCATGTACCGGGTGGAGGAGACGGTGCGCAAGGCGGCCGAGCTGATGGAGATGCTCGGCACGCGGTCGCTGGAGATTGGCCGCATCGTGGACGTCATCCAGGAGATCGCCGACCAGACGAACCTCCTGGCCCTCAACGCCGCCATCATCGCCGCGCAGGCGGGCGAGCACGGCCGCCCCTTCGGCGTGGTGGCCAACGAGATCCGCAGCCTCGCCGAGCGCACCACGCGCTCCACGCGCGAGATTGGCACCATGGTGACGGGCATCCGCGACGCGGTGGAGACCGCCGTGGCGCTGGTGCAGGAGGGGCGCGAGCAGGCCACCGCGGGCGTGGCCCTGGGCGACCGCGCCTCCGAGTCCCTGGCCGAAATCCGCGCCATCACCCAGCGCACCTTCGCCGCCGTGGAGGCCACGGTGATGGAGACGCAGCAACTGGAGGCGCAGGGCGCCACCGTCGTGGAGGCCAGCAAGCGCGTGGCCCAGCGCGTGGAGGACATCACGCGCATGGCCATCGAGCAGTCCGGCAACGCGCGGGACCTGGTGCGCCAGATTCAAGAGATGTCGCGCGTGGGCCAGAGCGCCGGCCAGAAGGCGGAGGCCCAGGCGCGCACCGGCCGCGACCTGTCCGAGGCCGTGATGCGGCTGAGCGCGGCCATCGAGGAGCTGCGCGCCGCGCACCAGGTGCTCAGCCGGGGCGACGCGTCCATCCGCGAAGAGGTGGCCCAGGTGCGCGAGGACGCGCGCCGGGTCATCCGCATCGGTGACGAGCTGGACCGCACGGTCGACCAGCTGAGCCACGAGACGGTGAGCCTGGAGGCGGAGGTGTTCCGCTTCCAGCTGCCCCGGGCGCGGACGGGCGGCACGCTGCGGGTGGGGTTGCACCAGGCGGGCTCGCTGCGCGCGCGGCAGTCGGTGGATCCGCTGTTCAGCGTCGAGAACCAGATGGCGGAGCTGACGGCGTGCCTCTTCTCCTGCCTCGTGCGGCTGGAGGACGGCGTGCTGGTGCCCGACCTGGCCGAGCGCTGGGACGCGGACCCTTCCGCGCGCCGCTACCGCTTCTACCTGCGCCGGGGCGTCACCTTCCACGACGGCAGCCTGCTCTCCGCCCAGGACGTGAAGCGTCACCTGGAGCGGCTGATGGACCCGGCGCTGCGCTCGCCGGACCGCAGCCTGCTGGAGGACGTGGAGGGCGCGCGCGAGTACTCCAGCGGCCTGGCGCGCGAGGTGACGGGCATCGAGGTCCTGGACGAGGGCACGCTGGAGATCCGCCTGCGCGAGCCCAAGGCGTTCTTCCTCCAGCTCATGGCGCTGACGGCCACGGCGGTGGGGAAGCTGGACGCGGCGGGGAAGCTGGTGGGCACCGGGCCGTTCCGCGTCGTCGGCCTGCAGCCGGACCGGATGGTGCTGGAGCGCAACGCCACCTACTGGCGCGGCGGGGTGCCGCTGCTGGACCGGCTGGAGTTCGTCATGACGGACACGCGGGCCCAGGCGGTGCGGCAGCTCTTGGACGGGCAGGTGGACCTCGTGTCGTTCCTGCATGTGGAGCACACGGAGGCCAAGGGGCTGGAGGCGCACCAGGTGGTGACCAGCACCACGCCGTCCACGGCGTTCCTGGGGCTCAACCTGAACGAGGCGCCGTACAACGACGTGCGCGTGCGGCGGGCGCTGCGCGCGGGCATGGACATCTCGGCCGTGGTGGCGCAGTTCCACCCGGGGGCCCGGGTGGCGCGCACGTTCACGCCGCCGGAGCTGCTGGATGGGGACCAGGAGCTGGGGCCCGCGCCGGTGCCGGACCTGACGCTGGCGGAGCGGCTGTTGCGCGAGGCGGGCGTGCGGCGGTTGCAGCTCACCCTGCACCACCCGGTGGGCCGCGACACGTCCACGGAGGACGCGGTGCTCTTCCGGCCGCTCATCCAAGCGGGGCTGCTGGAGCTGCGGCATGAACAGATGAGCCCGGAGGAGTACCTGCCGCGCCTGCGCGAGGGGAAGGTCCCGGCGTTCCGCACGCTGTGGCTGGCGGACTTCCCGGACCCCGACGCGTTCCTGCACTTCCTGCTCAACTCGAGCGCGCAGACGGTGTACCCGATGGGCTACCGCAACCCGGAGCTGGACCGGATCACCGCCGAGGCGCGCGTGTCCATCGACCCGGAGCTGCGCTCGCAGCTCTACAAGCGCGCGGAGCTGCTGGCGCGCGAGGACTGCCCGCTCATCCCGCTGTACCACGACCGCACGCACGCGGCGGCGGCGCCCTCCGTGCAGAACCTGCGGCTGCATCAGACGCCGCCGCAGGTGCGCTTCGAGGACCTCTGGGTGGATCCGGCGGTCAGCGGCTAG
- a CDS encoding lasso peptide biosynthesis protein, whose protein sequence is MKALFAIAMLALPGIPASTGAEAARTESPARFVFAWRGVPVGTVGLSLDAGRFTYTSRHLHVRDGRAGERVREVTLKVDAAGHVQVGDAVPQALWLWRGPPPEGCVKGREELSGQEGPHCVTKRSPTAAEGTMLGARFRARYDDQGQLQALEVGDSRFTRAAPGERLRAPPELFADGLPVDGGAEGALRLVQARQATSFTVPTRLPEMTDWTPGEARALCAKVHAAFPDKGPTAADWRSGGEGEAGGCLAHALRFASLAREKGQRVGLVHGLLVVDGGAARPHAWVRVALRGGGTLDLDPTSLDPVRPDTHLALALVPPEGPGLEAGERWLSLLRGDWRVVRATRTE, encoded by the coding sequence ATGAAGGCCCTCTTCGCCATCGCCATGCTGGCGCTCCCGGGAATCCCCGCCAGCACGGGCGCCGAGGCCGCCAGGACCGAAAGCCCGGCGCGGTTCGTCTTCGCATGGCGCGGCGTGCCAGTGGGAACGGTGGGGCTGTCCCTGGACGCGGGGCGGTTCACGTACACCAGCCGGCACCTGCACGTGCGCGACGGCCGCGCGGGCGAGCGCGTGCGCGAGGTGACGCTGAAGGTCGACGCGGCGGGCCACGTGCAGGTCGGGGACGCGGTGCCCCAGGCGCTGTGGCTGTGGCGAGGGCCGCCACCCGAGGGCTGCGTGAAGGGCCGCGAGGAGCTGTCCGGCCAGGAGGGCCCCCACTGCGTCACGAAGCGAAGCCCCACGGCCGCCGAGGGCACGATGCTCGGCGCACGCTTCCGCGCCCGCTACGACGACCAGGGCCAGCTCCAGGCGCTGGAGGTGGGCGACTCCCGCTTCACGCGAGCCGCCCCTGGCGAACGGCTGCGAGCCCCACCCGAGCTCTTCGCGGACGGGCTGCCCGTGGACGGCGGCGCCGAGGGCGCACTGAGGCTCGTGCAAGCCAGGCAGGCGACCTCCTTCACGGTCCCCACGCGCCTGCCGGAGATGACGGACTGGACCCCAGGTGAGGCGAGGGCCCTCTGCGCGAAGGTGCACGCGGCCTTCCCGGACAAGGGGCCCACGGCGGCGGACTGGCGCTCAGGCGGGGAGGGTGAGGCCGGAGGCTGCCTGGCCCACGCGCTGCGCTTCGCGTCCCTGGCCCGTGAGAAGGGCCAGCGGGTGGGGCTGGTGCACGGGCTGCTGGTGGTGGACGGCGGCGCCGCCCGGCCGCACGCCTGGGTGCGGGTGGCGCTGCGAGGCGGCGGGACGCTGGACCTGGACCCCACGTCCCTGGACCCCGTGCGGCCGGACACGCACCTGGCGCTGGCGCTGGTGCCGCCCGAGGGCCCCGGCCTGGAGGCCGGGGAGCGCTGGCTGTCGCTCTTGCGCGGGGACTGGCGCGTGGTGCGCGCTACTCGAACGGAATGA
- a CDS encoding arginine N-succinyltransferase, which yields MLVLRDVQKTDLPGLKRLAAVLNTVNLPNNEETLEAIIDKSVKSFAGKVKDPFEREYLFVLEDVRNNLIIGTSMIIAQHGTYDAPHIYYEVSEREHYSASLERHLRHKVLSIAYNYEGPTEIGGLVVDPPYRATPDKPGKQLSFVRFLFIAMHRRLFRPRVLAELLPPLLPDGRSLLWEACGKKFTGLTYLEADRLSRQNKEFIKELFPASDIYASLFPDRVQKVLGEVGPATRGVQRMLERVGFRYVERIDPFDGGPHFEADTADISLVRRYRTVKLADEDFELQGDDVLVAAERESGRNRFRSVRCQARLDNTLIYLPAQAKEILEVKPGAKLSIIPFE from the coding sequence ATGCTCGTGTTGCGAGACGTCCAGAAAACCGATTTGCCCGGCCTGAAGCGTCTTGCCGCGGTGCTGAACACGGTCAACCTGCCGAACAACGAGGAAACCCTCGAGGCCATCATCGACAAGTCGGTGAAGAGCTTCGCCGGCAAGGTGAAGGACCCGTTCGAGCGCGAGTACCTCTTCGTGCTGGAGGACGTGCGCAACAACCTCATCATCGGCACGTCGATGATCATCGCCCAGCACGGCACGTACGACGCGCCGCACATCTACTACGAGGTGAGCGAGCGCGAGCACTACTCCGCCTCGCTGGAGCGGCACCTGCGGCACAAGGTGCTGTCCATCGCGTACAACTACGAGGGCCCCACGGAGATTGGCGGCCTGGTGGTGGACCCGCCCTACCGCGCGACGCCGGACAAGCCCGGCAAGCAGCTGTCCTTCGTGCGCTTCCTCTTCATCGCCATGCACCGGCGGCTGTTCCGGCCGCGCGTGCTGGCGGAGCTGCTCCCGCCGCTGCTCCCGGACGGGCGCAGCCTCCTGTGGGAGGCCTGCGGGAAGAAGTTCACCGGGCTCACCTATCTGGAGGCCGACCGGCTGAGCCGCCAGAACAAGGAGTTCATCAAGGAGCTGTTCCCCGCGTCGGACATCTACGCGTCGCTGTTCCCGGACCGCGTGCAGAAGGTGCTGGGCGAAGTCGGCCCGGCCACGCGCGGCGTGCAGCGGATGCTGGAGCGGGTGGGCTTCCGGTACGTGGAGCGCATCGACCCGTTCGACGGCGGCCCGCACTTCGAGGCGGACACGGCGGACATCTCCCTGGTGCGCCGCTACCGCACGGTGAAGCTGGCGGACGAGGACTTCGAGCTGCAGGGCGACGACGTGCTGGTCGCCGCCGAGCGCGAGTCCGGCCGCAACCGCTTCCGCTCCGTGCGCTGCCAGGCCCGGCTGGACAACACGCTCATCTACCTGCCCGCCCAGGCCAAGGAGATATTGGAAGTGAAGCCGGGCGCGAAGCTGTCCATCATTCCGTTCGAGTAG
- a CDS encoding polysaccharide lyase yields the protein MKALHLWLVVCLLPSLAAAEIVWRGDFETGNRSQYSKEQMVSSDRLQVVTSPVSEGKYALKATVKQGDDPINSSGNRNELVYLSNEKVGSEYWYRWKVMFPNDFPSVDAWQLFTQWHHDGCCGSPPVEFFVKGEVIRLSLNDSGTVWTTPLKRGTWQEFVFHVKWSPDPSVGYVELWLNGVQVLKKTKAMTMFSGQNNYLKLGLYRDDSISAVGVVYHDGMIQATSREDVFPAVQPDPDPVVDAGTPVDAGTPVDAGTPVDPVVDAGTQQPEPVVDAGTPVDPVVDAGTPVDAGSGTSVKPSPLDEGDADFRGGCSTGGGSLAAFSLLGLLGLARARRRRS from the coding sequence TTGAAAGCACTGCACCTCTGGCTCGTGGTCTGTCTGCTCCCGAGCCTCGCTGCGGCGGAAATCGTCTGGCGGGGCGATTTCGAGACGGGAAACCGTTCCCAGTACAGCAAGGAACAGATGGTGAGCTCGGACCGGCTCCAGGTGGTGACGAGCCCGGTTTCGGAAGGCAAGTACGCGCTCAAGGCGACGGTGAAGCAGGGCGATGACCCCATCAACTCCAGCGGCAACCGCAATGAGCTGGTGTACCTGAGCAACGAGAAGGTGGGTTCGGAGTACTGGTACCGCTGGAAGGTGATGTTCCCGAACGACTTCCCCAGCGTGGACGCGTGGCAGCTCTTCACGCAGTGGCACCACGACGGGTGCTGCGGGTCGCCGCCGGTGGAGTTCTTCGTGAAGGGCGAGGTCATCCGCCTGTCGCTGAACGACAGCGGCACGGTGTGGACCACGCCGCTCAAGCGCGGCACGTGGCAGGAGTTCGTCTTCCACGTGAAGTGGTCCCCGGACCCGTCCGTGGGCTACGTGGAGCTGTGGCTCAACGGCGTTCAGGTGCTGAAGAAGACCAAGGCCATGACGATGTTCTCCGGCCAGAACAACTACCTGAAGCTGGGCCTGTACCGGGACGACAGCATCTCCGCGGTGGGCGTCGTCTACCACGACGGGATGATCCAGGCGACCAGCCGTGAGGACGTGTTCCCGGCGGTGCAGCCGGATCCGGATCCGGTGGTGGACGCGGGCACGCCGGTGGACGCGGGCACGCCGGTGGACGCGGGCACGCCGGTGGATCCGGTGGTGGACGCGGGCACGCAGCAGCCGGAGCCGGTGGTGGATGCGGGCACGCCGGTGGATCCGGTGGTGGACGCGGGCACGCCGGTGGACGCGGGTTCGGGCACGAGCGTGAAGCCGTCTCCGCTGGACGAGGGCGACGCGGACTTCCGCGGTGGCTGCTCGACGGGGGGTGGTTCGCTGGCCGCGTTCTCGCTGCTGGGGCTCCTGGGCCTGGCGCGGGCGCGTCGTCGCCGGAGCTGA
- a CDS encoding type VI immunity family protein: MSIAFYMSAPHDEFAPALLRSLERYRRAIEPQHLHWYWNCYTGDWPELDSGGEADLRKRILGSSCFIEVTELAHSATGVAFRYHGRGRGSVGFRQDYPESACTAEFRLPTEFLDERGPEWIRTLAIDLGRELPWNSGHAGLSLETHVWPKTLTPRLREVTRRHPGFDLNQLDRLALYLGSKVRAPAWLTFLGPPVLNELGGAEGLRSRLHSPSTQVEALSPDRAVVSLGPAPEAGDLEAGDTLPAYRELARVLEPWLYAHKGAWGDFTEAEVRQWERRFL; encoded by the coding sequence GTGAGCATCGCCTTCTACATGAGCGCTCCTCATGACGAGTTCGCTCCCGCCCTGTTGCGCTCCCTGGAGCGCTATCGCCGGGCCATCGAACCGCAGCACCTGCATTGGTACTGGAACTGTTACACGGGCGACTGGCCTGAACTGGATTCAGGCGGCGAGGCCGACCTGAGAAAGCGGATCCTGGGTTCCTCCTGCTTCATCGAGGTGACCGAGTTGGCGCACTCGGCGACAGGAGTCGCTTTCCGGTATCACGGAAGGGGGCGCGGTTCGGTTGGCTTCCGTCAGGACTATCCTGAGAGTGCTTGTACAGCGGAGTTCCGGCTGCCCACCGAATTCTTGGACGAACGCGGGCCAGAGTGGATCCGCACGCTGGCCATCGACCTGGGGCGCGAGTTGCCCTGGAACTCGGGTCACGCGGGTCTATCTCTGGAAACTCACGTTTGGCCCAAGACCCTTACGCCGCGCCTGCGTGAAGTGACCCGGCGTCACCCCGGCTTCGATTTGAACCAGTTGGACAGACTGGCCCTGTACCTGGGCTCGAAGGTCCGTGCTCCCGCGTGGCTCACGTTCCTGGGACCGCCGGTCCTGAACGAACTGGGCGGCGCGGAGGGACTGCGCTCCCGGCTGCACTCGCCTTCAACCCAGGTGGAAGCCCTGTCCCCGGACCGCGCGGTGGTGTCCCTGGGCCCTGCTCCTGAAGCAGGGGACCTGGAGGCCGGTGACACGCTGCCTGCCTACCGTGAGCTTGCCCGTGTGCTGGAGCCGTGGCTCTACGCGCACAAGGGGGCCTGGGGCGACTTCACCGAAGCCGAGGTCCGCCAGTGGGAGCGCCGCTTCCTCTGA